The stretch of DNA TTAATCTTGTAATTTCAGCTTATTTTACTGCAATTCATAAGCCTTTACATTCAATGATTATTGCAGTATCAAGAAGTTTTATTTTCCCTATATTTTTTATATTTACTTTACCATTTTTCTTTGATTTAAATGGAATATTTATGGCAATACCAATGGCAGAATTTGTTACTTTTATAATTTCAGTGATTTTATATAGAAAATTTAGCCCTAAAAAAATAATTCATTTATGAATAAAAAAACAAAAAGATAACTATGGATGCAATCATCAAATAGGCAGAATTTATCCCTTCTTTATTTAAAATCAAGAAAAAGCACTTATTCAGATACAATGAATATAAGATTATAGACATGTGGCAGAAAGCTGCTAGATTTATTTGCTAAATTATAGTGATAGGAGAAGTGAAATGCTTGAAACTATTGTACTTATTTTGGTTGTTCTATGGATTTTAGGACTAGTTACTTCAACTACTATGGGTGGATTAATTCATATTTTATTAGTTGTTGCAATTATAGTGGTTTTAATCCGTATTATTAGAGGCCAACGACTATAAAGATATTTAAAAAAGGAAGATAAAATGATGCTAACAAAAATAATAGCAATTTTACTAGTTGCAATAGGTGTTATAGGACTTGTATATGGAAATATCAGTTACACAAAAGAGGTTCAAAACACTCAAATAGGACCAGTTGAATTATCTATCAAAGATAAAGAAACAATTAATATTCCTATTTGGGCTGGAGTTGGTTCGATTGTAGTTGGAAGTATGCTTTTACTTATTGGAAGAAGAAAATTATAAACTTATAGTTTATAAAATAAAAAATCCCATAGAATAATGGGATTTTTTTTTAGCTATATTTATCTACTAACTGCATATAAATTATATTTTTTTAAGAATTCCATATCTTCATCATCTTTTACATTTTCAGCAAAAACTTTTATATTTAATAAAGTTGCTAATTCACCAATAGACTCAATAAAGCTTTGTTTAGAATAATCTTTACAAATATCACAAGTATAATCCCTCGCAAGTCTTATATAATCAAGGTTGAAATCTTTTAGATTACCAAGAGGAATAAACTTAGTTTCAAATCTTTTTATGATTATTTTTGCTCCACATTTGTGTATTTCATCTGCAAAAAATTTGAATTTATCTACATTTTTGGCAACAGCATAAGCCGTTGCAGAAAATACAAGTTGCGCAGCAATAGCTTTATTTTCAATAATTTTATTTTTAATCCATGCAATAAATGCTGTATTATTGATAGACTCTAAAGATAAGTTTATTGAAATATCGTGTTTAATACTATTTATTATGATATGTTGGATAACTTTTTCAATAACTTTTTTATCAAACTCAACTATTTTTTCATATTTTTCTGCAATAGAAACAAACGTTCCAATTGGAATATTATTTCCATCTTTATCTTTTATATTTGTAAATGCTTCTTGCATAACAATTTTGTCATCAATTGTATTTAGAGTTTTAGAATTTCCAATATAATTAACCTCAAATTTAGAGTTATTTATAATATCAAAAACTAAATCTCTCCATGATTCCATATCTCTTGAAAGTTCATTTGCATCTGTAATAAAAAATTCATTTGGTCCAATTAAAGTAGCTTTTTCATAAGCTTGAGTTGCACTTTGTAAAATCTCAGGTGTAGTTCCAATGGGATTAAAAGGAGTTCCACCAATATGAACAATCTCTTTTTTATTAAATTCTATTGATAATTCTTCAAAACTTTTTTGAAGTTGTTTTGAAAAACTTATTGCATCTTCATAAGTAGAATCTTTTGCAATTAAAGCAAACTCTGAACCAAAAAATCTATATGCACTTATTTTTAGATTTTTGTATTTGCTAGTTCTTAAAATTTTTGCAAATTTTTTAATAAAATCATTTACTTCATTTGTTGTATGAGCTTTTGCAAAAGATGCTAAGTCTGTAATTTTTATTACAAAAACATAACCAGTTGATTTATTTATAAACATATGTTTCATATCTGTTTCAAAATTTTGTTTTAAACAAAGTCCAGTTAAATCATCAGTTGATAACTTTTTGCTTAAATTTTCAAGGGTATTGTTTAATCTATTTATAATAGCTTCTATTTTTGTTGACATATCATTAAATGCAATTGCAACTGCTTTTATTTCTGTTGTCCAAGGAAGTTGTTTTATTGTTCCAAATTTTCCACTTGCAATATTATTTGCTAATTTTTCTAAATTTTTTAAAGGTTTTAAAATATATTGAACAAAAATAAATAGAATAACCATTGAAATAATAAAGGCAATAATTGCATAAATACTCGCACTTTTTGCTTGGTCATATAGTTTTGCATAAGCATCACCTGGATTTGCACTTACATAAATAATTGCACTTGTTTGCCAACCATCACTTATTTCACTCGATTTTTCTTCAAGTTCAAGTGGAATTAAATGAATAAACCATTCAGGAATATAATTAAATTTTACATCTCTTGATACTTTTACTAAAACTTTATTTACATTTAAAGAAGCAGATGTATTAATTTTTTTATCATTATTTTTTGTTGCTGTAAAAGAAAAAGTGATATTTTTATTGTTTACATAATTTTCATTTGGAGTAAAAATATATTCATTTTCTACTTCTTCTGTAGGTGTTTGATCTTCTACTTTTTCTTCAGTTATATTTTCAAGAGCATTTAGTTCATTTTCCATACTAGAAACAGAAGTTAATATCTCAAGCTTTCCAATTTTTTCATCAATTTGTACATTAGAAATTTGCCATTTTCCCTCAGGTAAATCTTTTACATTTTTTAATAAATCACTGTCTTTTATAGAAAAATAAGAGTTTTCCAATCTGATTTCTTTATAAAAACCTCTATTTGCAATAGCATTTATTATGGATTCAATTTCAGGATTACTTTTATCTTTTAAAAGATTTTTTAAACTCATTCCCAATGAAGTGGCAGTATCTTGAGCTTTTGTTACTGACTCAATTTCTAAATATTCTTTAGTATTTTTAACACTAATGATAAAATTACCTGTAAAAATCATAAAAAATATTATTGATATGATTATATATAACTGTTTAGATAAAGACATTTTGTATTCCTTTTTTAAAATCTACTCATTAAATCTTTCCAAGATTTAAGTTCATTATTTCCAACTCTTGCTTCACCTTTTGTTTTTGCTTGCCATAATCCAGAAGCATTAAAGCTATAAACAGGTTTTAAATCGGGTCGTTTAGATGCAACTTGTAAAGTTTTATTGATATTATCTAAAACTATTGGTTCAACCCCTGTTTTATGATAATAAGTTAAAACCATGTGCGCTTGTTCAAATTTACTATTTGCTTTTTTGTAAGATACATAGGTAATTCTTAATTTCTCATCTGAAATCCCTAGTTTAACCAAAGAAAAATATTTTGCAATTGCATAATCTTCGCAATCTCCAGCTCCACTTCCCATAAATTCGAAAGGTGTTGCCCAATAATCTTTTTCTCCCCAAACACTTAAATCGGTTTTATAAGTGATTTTATTAAAAAAATCATTTACATTTTTGATTTTATTTAAGATAGTTTCATCTTTTGAAGATTCCAACATAGCATCCCATTCTTCAACTCTAGTTCTAGCTTGGGTACCATATTTATTTTCAATAGATTTTAGTTGAGATTCATCGATATTAAAAGTTTTTGAAGCAGTTGAAAATAAAGAGAAAAAAGAGATAAGAACAAAAGATATTATTAATATTTTTTGCATCTTAATCTCCCTTTTTTTATTTCTATAATAGCTAATATTTCATTAAAAATGAAATATTATTTTAGAAGATTTTTTACTTCTTGTTCAGATATTAAATCACTATCATATTTAATAGCAATTATATTTTCTGTATTGTTTATATACCATTCTTCAATAGCATTATTTTCTAATTTTCCACTATTTTCTAATTTATATTCATCTAAATTTAAATAAATAAATTTTTTCTTAGCTGGATTTGGCATTGTAACAATCAAAATAGCCCATAAAATGCAAACTACGGCAATCACAACAACTAAAGTATCCATTGATGCACTTTCATAAAATGCACCACCAAGAAGTCCACCTAAGAAAGTTCCCACATAACCAGCAGAAGTGAAAATTCCTAAAACTAAACCTCTTTGGTGAACTTTTGCAAACTTAGCTGCAAGTGATTGCATGATTGGTTCGTGCATATTAAATCCAATAAAAAAGATAACAACACCAATTACAAAAACAGTTGAGTTTGAACTAAATCCAATTACTAAATAAGAAATTGCAAAAAGAATAATTCCAATAATAAGAATTTCTTTAAATTTACCTTTTTTTTCAGCTAATACAGCAGCAGGTCCCATAGCAATTATTCCAAAAATCATAGCTGGAAGATAAACTTTCCATAATTCTGCCATTTGCCAATCAAAGTTTTTGATTAAAGTCATTGGAATAATCATAAAAGCAAAAGTCATTAAACCTTTTTGTAAAAAGTTTGTGATGTTCATTTTTATTAAATTTGCATTTCCTAAAATCTCACCTAAATTTGCTTTTTCTTTATAAGTGTGTGTGATTTTTGGAGGATTTGGAACAAATTTTATTAAAACAAAAATCGAAGCTAATGCTAAAAATAAAGTTATATAAAATAAAGATTCAACACCAAAAGCAGCTCCAATAGTAGGACCTGCAATCATAGAAATAGCAAAAGCAAAAGCAATAGAAGAACCCATAACCGCCATTGCTTTTGGTCTTTGTTCTTCTTTTACTAAGTCACTAATCATCGCAGTTACAACAGCACCAATAGAACCTGCACCTTGTAAAAGTCTTCCGAAAATTAAAGTATAAATATCTGTTGAAAATGCACAAATTAATGAACCTATTGCAAAAATCAATAGACCAAAAATAATAGTACCTTTTCTACTAAATTTATCACTAATTACTCCAAAAGGAATTTGAAATAACATTTGGGTTAAAGCATAACCACCAATTACAATCCCAACTAAAGTTGGAGTTGCACCTTCTAAATTTATAGCGTATACTGATATTACTGGTAAAACTAAAAATAGACCGAAAAATCTTAGGGCAATAATAGCACTAAGAGGTAAAACTGATTTAATCATATATAATCCTAAACATATTATAATTTTGTGCGATTATAGTTAATAATAGTTAATAATAGGTTGAAAAGGATTATAGTGAAGATAGTATTAGCCTCAGCAAACAAAGGAAAAATAGCAGAGTTCCAAAAACTAATGCCAGATGATGAAGTTCTTGCATTTAGTGAAATTTTAGGACAAATAGAAATAGACGAAGATCAAGATAGTTTTAAGGGAAATGCTGTAAAAAAAGCTAGAACTATTTATGATTTATTAATAGAAAGAGGCATCAAAGATGTTATTGTAATTTCAGATGATTCAGGAATCTCAGTTCCTGTATTAAATAATGCTCCTGGAATTTATAGTGCTAGATATGCTGGATTAAATGCAAGTGATAAAGATAATAATGAAAAATTAAAGTCTGAGTTAAATAACTTAGGTTTAGAAAAAACACCTGCGTTTTATACCGCTTGTATTGCCTTAGTTTATAAAAATGAAGTTTATACGGTTCATGGTTGGATGCATGGAGATGTTATAAATAAAGAACTAGGTGAGAATGGTTTTGGATATGATCCGATGTTTATTCCAACAGGTTTTGACAAAACTTTAGGAGAATTACCAAGTGAAGTAAAAAAAGAATTTTCTCACAGAAGTAAAGCCTTAAAATTAGCAATTAAAGTTTTAGAAGTTATTCTTTAGTAATTCTTTCATAAAGTGAAATATTATAATCTTTTGCTTTTACAAAAATATCTACATTAAAAATAGAGCCTTTTTGCTCTATTTGAGCAAAAATGTTAAATAAATCATCATCAACTTTTAGATGAGTTATATCTTTTAAATCCAATTCATTTATATAATTCTTTAAAAAGTTTTTATGATTTTTTGCTTGAATATATAAATATTGGTTTGTTAAATTTGTGTTTTTTAATGATTTTGTTTCTAAAATAAAAATACCTAAAACTGAAAAAGTTGTTATTAGAACTATTGTCAAAAGTAAAGTATAAGCTTTTTTCATAGTGAAAACTCCCAAGTTTGAACTATTTTATTATCTAAATTTATAAAAATTATTATTTTGTTTGCTGATTTATTTAAAGTAAATTCTTCTATTTTTTCTAAAAGTAAAAAGTTCTCAAAATATAAATTTTGGTTTGAATACGTAAATTTTTCTATCTCTTTTAGATGTTTTTCAAAAAATATTTTTGTTGATAATAAATCTATTTTTTGAATTTCGAGTTGTTGATTAACTCTATTTTCAAAAAATAGCTCTTTTGTAAAAAGTGTTGAATATATTATTACTATTGAAGAGATAATTAAAGTTAAGATTATTTCAAGAAGAGAAAAACTATTTTTCATATTTAAAGATTTTTATATTTTCATTTTCAAATTGATATTTAGAAACTGTGACATTTTGTGTTGTTTCTTGATTTTGTGTAATTTGTAGGGTTTGATTTATTTTTGTAAAATTTTTATAATCTTTTGTATCAAAACTATTTTCCAAGTTATTTAATAACATGAAATTCTTTTGATCTATCTCATCATGATAAGAAGAATATATAAATCCACTTATCACGATAGATAAAAAAGTAATACTGATTAATGTTTCAATTAAAGTAAAACTATTTTTTACCAAGTTCTAAAGCTTTTTTGTATGATTCTTCAACAGCTTTTATCATCGCATCTCTAACACCTGATTCTTCAAGTTTTGCATAACCAGCAGCAGTTGTTCCACCAGGACTCATAACTGAATCTTTTATAATTGCTGGATGAGAATGTTTAAGTAATGAAGCAGTTCCACTAAATAAACCTTGAACTAATTGATTACTAAGATGTCTTTCCAATCCCGCTTTAACTGCACCATCTGCTAATGCTTCTGCAATTAAAGCCAAAAATGCAGGTCCACTTCCAGCAACAGCTGTTGCAATATCAAGTTGGTCTTCTGTATTTACCCAAATTGCTTGCCCTATACTTGCAAAAATTTCCATCGCAATAATTTTTGCTTCTTGATCTCCTGTTATTGTAGTCATTGAATTTTGAACAGATGCTGCAACATTTGGCATAGTTCTTATATAATGTTTTGCTTTTATTTGTTTTCTTAAAGTTTCAAGTTTTGTTCCAGCTAAAATAGATAATAATATGTTTGC from Arcobacter suis CECT 7833 encodes:
- a CDS encoding MFS transporter, which produces MIKSVLPLSAIIALRFFGLFLVLPVISVYAINLEGATPTLVGIVIGGYALTQMLFQIPFGVISDKFSRKGTIIFGLLIFAIGSLICAFSTDIYTLIFGRLLQGAGSIGAVVTAMISDLVKEEQRPKAMAVMGSSIAFAFAISMIAGPTIGAAFGVESLFYITLFLALASIFVLIKFVPNPPKITHTYKEKANLGEILGNANLIKMNITNFLQKGLMTFAFMIIPMTLIKNFDWQMAELWKVYLPAMIFGIIAMGPAAVLAEKKGKFKEILIIGIILFAISYLVIGFSSNSTVFVIGVVIFFIGFNMHEPIMQSLAAKFAKVHQRGLVLGIFTSAGYVGTFLGGLLGGAFYESASMDTLVVVIAVVCILWAILIVTMPNPAKKKFIYLNLDEYKLENSGKLENNAIEEWYINNTENIIAIKYDSDLISEQEVKNLLK
- a CDS encoding non-canonical purine NTP pyrophosphatase, translated to MKIVLASANKGKIAEFQKLMPDDEVLAFSEILGQIEIDEDQDSFKGNAVKKARTIYDLLIERGIKDVIVISDDSGISVPVLNNAPGIYSARYAGLNASDKDNNEKLKSELNNLGLEKTPAFYTACIALVYKNEVYTVHGWMHGDVINKELGENGFGYDPMFIPTGFDKTLGELPSEVKKEFSHRSKALKLAIKVLEVIL
- a CDS encoding lmo0937 family membrane protein; its protein translation is MLETIVLILVVLWILGLVTSTTMGGLIHILLVVAIIVVLIRIIRGQRL
- a CDS encoding transglutaminase-like cysteine peptidase — translated: MQKILIISFVLISFFSLFSTASKTFNIDESQLKSIENKYGTQARTRVEEWDAMLESSKDETILNKIKNVNDFFNKITYKTDLSVWGEKDYWATPFEFMGSGAGDCEDYAIAKYFSLVKLGISDEKLRITYVSYKKANSKFEQAHMVLTYYHKTGVEPIVLDNINKTLQVASKRPDLKPVYSFNASGLWQAKTKGEARVGNNELKSWKDLMSRF
- a CDS encoding bifunctional diguanylate cyclase/phosphodiesterase, with product MSLSKQLYIIISIIFFMIFTGNFIISVKNTKEYLEIESVTKAQDTATSLGMSLKNLLKDKSNPEIESIINAIANRGFYKEIRLENSYFSIKDSDLLKNVKDLPEGKWQISNVQIDEKIGKLEILTSVSSMENELNALENITEEKVEDQTPTEEVENEYIFTPNENYVNNKNITFSFTATKNNDKKINTSASLNVNKVLVKVSRDVKFNYIPEWFIHLIPLELEEKSSEISDGWQTSAIIYVSANPGDAYAKLYDQAKSASIYAIIAFIISMVILFIFVQYILKPLKNLEKLANNIASGKFGTIKQLPWTTEIKAVAIAFNDMSTKIEAIINRLNNTLENLSKKLSTDDLTGLCLKQNFETDMKHMFINKSTGYVFVIKITDLASFAKAHTTNEVNDFIKKFAKILRTSKYKNLKISAYRFFGSEFALIAKDSTYEDAISFSKQLQKSFEELSIEFNKKEIVHIGGTPFNPIGTTPEILQSATQAYEKATLIGPNEFFITDANELSRDMESWRDLVFDIINNSKFEVNYIGNSKTLNTIDDKIVMQEAFTNIKDKDGNNIPIGTFVSIAEKYEKIVEFDKKVIEKVIQHIIINSIKHDISINLSLESINNTAFIAWIKNKIIENKAIAAQLVFSATAYAVAKNVDKFKFFADEIHKCGAKIIIKRFETKFIPLGNLKDFNLDYIRLARDYTCDICKDYSKQSFIESIGELATLLNIKVFAENVKDDEDMEFLKKYNLYAVSR
- a CDS encoding pyrroline-5-carboxylate reductase — encoded protein: MKLTLIGNGIMAQSLARGLIKNHEVEIIGRDGDKLKIIHEKIPQITIKVLEENENITGKNVIFCVKPYALESISARLTGNANILLSILAGTKLETLRKQIKAKHYIRTMPNVAASVQNSMTTITGDQEAKIIAMEIFASIGQAIWVNTEDQLDIATAVAGSGPAFLALIAEALADGAVKAGLERHLSNQLVQGLFSGTASLLKHSHPAIIKDSVMSPGGTTAAGYAKLEESGVRDAMIKAVEESYKKALELGKK